The bacterium genome segment AGAGCGAATTTTTTCCAAACGGATCGACGATGCGTGAACCGGTCAGTGGAACAGTATCGCAGGAACAATTGCGAGCCGACGATGTGTATTTTACCGGACGCGATGCTTCCGGGAAGCTCGTTGCTAAAATGCCCATGACCGTTACGATGCAATTACTGCAGCGCGGACAAGAGCGGTTTAATATCTATTGCACGCCTTGTCACGGACAAACCGGTAAAGGTAACGGGATCGTTGCTCAACGCGGATTTCTTCCTCCGCCGACTTTCCATTCCGACTTGATCCGGAATTATCCCGATGGTCATATTTTTGACGTGATCACTAATGGTATCCGCAACATGCCGGCATACCGTTATCAAGTTCCCGTCGAAGACCGCTGGGCGATTGTCAGTTATCTGCGCGCTTTGCAGCGCAGCCAAAATGCCGCGCTCACGGATATTCCTGAAGATAAGCGAAAGGACCTCAAATAGAGATTGGCCTATGAAATTTAACAGTCAAACTTTTACCATCTCCGAAGCCGGATCGTTCGGCCAAAA includes the following:
- a CDS encoding cytochrome c is translated as MSVVMLASCQGRPSDQPPIHVNPNMDHMPKYKAQSKSEFFPNGSTMREPVSGTVSQEQLRADDVYFTGRDASGKLVAKMPMTVTMQLLQRGQERFNIYCTPCHGQTGKGNGIVAQRGFLPPPTFHSDLIRNYPDGHIFDVITNGIRNMPAYRYQVPVEDRWAIVSYLRALQRSQNAALTDIPEDKRKDLK